One segment of Alistipes finegoldii DSM 17242 DNA contains the following:
- a CDS encoding SusC/RagA family TonB-linked outer membrane protein — MTNFDKFKTYCRKFCVQTRLAVRICLSITAITTFATQAAAQNNPQEIRLDFNDAALSQVLKSIETQSRYTFFYNNDIDVTQSVSAHIASSDINSVVTAVLKGTDIAHRITDNRVVLFVGGGDAADDQERSISGKITDAAGLPLVGVTVLVTGTNFAAVTDVNGGYTVRVPGSGAEIVYSYIGYQSQQRIVGSQTVINLALQESTAEIGAVVVTALGIKRDQKSLTYNVQQIAGDDISIVKDVSVVNSLVGKVAGVRINQSSSGTGGSTRVVMRGAKSLFGDNNVLYVLNGIPMMSLRSTQSDNYYEGAGVGDSDGISSINPDDIESLSVLTGASAAALYGNRGANGVILITTKKGSADHSTHVSYSNNTTFSNPFVTHQFQNTYGRQSGDFKSWGEKLGKPSSYDPNDFFQTGYNTQNTVSVASSSERSQSFVSAGSVNSRGIIPNNEYSRYNFTIRHGRELVKDKLELDTDFFFTKSESQNGVAQGLYYNPLLPVYLFPPSENFERLKTYEIYDSGRNFATMYWPYSNTGLDALSQNPYWITNRNMFNTTQNRYIVSGSLKWKITDWINLSGRIRMDHADTDYERKLYASTPGLFCQSKGHYREQKMTNNALYADVLLNIDKQLSDDFRLTANIGASLYDEKYDMMGQSGNLLRLANFFHVSNINMSDPTTEMTREHIRQQTQAVYGSVQVGFRNFVYVDASVRSDWFSTLAGTPSMSSVYPSVGASLILSELIPQNKILNYWKIRGSYAGVGNPPSPYLTYTYIPLEDQNISTDGFAAASHLKPELTKSFEIGTELRMFNNKLSLEFTYYNTNTHNQLFKYEIPSSSGYSYAYANAGKVNNRGIELKAGFNQNIGPVKWETTLTYTRNRNEIKELLDEYVTDPVTGTTVKAPQEFIVSTAESYRMVLTKGGTMGDIYATHLKQDPNGYIYVNPMTNGIEIEPNSYVKVGSIDPKYTLGWHNSFSWKGLNLGFLIDARVGGVVVSGTEAMMDQYGVSKSTARDRDNGGAIVNGGRMDAKTFYSVAASGTTGVLSNYVYSATNVRLRELSLSYTLPALARERLRITLSLIANNVLMLHNEAPFDPELTSNTGTYYQGFDYFMPPSLRSWGFGVKVNF, encoded by the coding sequence ATGACAAATTTTGATAAGTTCAAGACTTATTGCCGAAAATTTTGCGTTCAGACCCGACTCGCTGTTCGCATCTGCCTGTCAATTACAGCAATAACAACTTTCGCCACACAAGCCGCCGCGCAGAATAATCCGCAGGAAATACGGCTCGACTTCAACGATGCGGCGTTGTCGCAGGTGCTGAAAAGCATCGAAACGCAAAGCCGCTACACCTTCTTCTACAACAACGACATCGACGTAACGCAGAGCGTTTCGGCGCACATCGCCAGCAGCGACATCAATTCGGTCGTCACGGCCGTCCTCAAGGGAACCGACATCGCCCATAGGATTACGGACAACCGAGTAGTCCTGTTCGTGGGGGGGGGTGACGCCGCAGACGATCAGGAGCGTTCGATCTCCGGCAAAATCACCGACGCGGCCGGGCTGCCGCTGGTCGGCGTGACGGTTCTGGTCACCGGCACTAATTTCGCCGCCGTGACCGACGTCAACGGCGGCTATACGGTCCGAGTTCCGGGCAGCGGAGCCGAAATCGTCTACTCCTATATCGGCTACCAGAGCCAGCAGCGGATCGTCGGTTCGCAGACGGTCATCAACCTTGCGCTGCAGGAAAGCACCGCAGAGATCGGCGCGGTCGTGGTAACGGCGCTCGGCATCAAGCGCGATCAGAAATCACTGACATACAACGTACAGCAGATTGCGGGCGACGACATCAGCATCGTCAAGGACGTAAGCGTGGTGAACAGTCTGGTCGGCAAGGTGGCCGGCGTGCGCATCAACCAGTCGTCGTCGGGTACCGGCGGTTCGACCCGCGTGGTAATGCGCGGCGCCAAATCGCTCTTCGGCGACAACAACGTGCTCTACGTACTCAACGGCATTCCGATGATGTCGCTCCGCTCGACCCAGTCGGACAACTATTACGAAGGTGCGGGCGTCGGCGACAGCGACGGCATTTCGAGCATCAATCCCGACGACATCGAGTCGCTGTCGGTGCTGACGGGTGCTTCGGCCGCAGCGCTCTACGGCAACCGCGGCGCCAACGGCGTGATCCTCATCACTACCAAGAAAGGCAGTGCGGACCACTCGACGCACGTCTCCTACTCCAACAACACGACCTTTTCGAATCCGTTCGTCACCCATCAGTTCCAGAACACCTACGGCCGTCAGTCGGGCGATTTCAAGAGCTGGGGCGAGAAGCTCGGCAAGCCCTCGTCGTACGACCCCAACGATTTCTTCCAGACGGGTTACAACACGCAGAACACCGTCAGCGTGGCATCGAGTTCGGAGCGCAGCCAGTCGTTCGTTTCGGCCGGTTCGGTCAATTCGCGCGGCATCATTCCCAACAACGAATATTCGCGTTACAACTTCACGATCCGCCACGGACGCGAGCTGGTCAAGGACAAACTCGAACTCGACACCGACTTCTTCTTCACCAAGAGCGAGTCGCAGAACGGCGTGGCGCAGGGACTCTACTACAATCCGCTGCTGCCCGTTTACCTCTTCCCGCCTTCGGAGAATTTCGAGCGTCTGAAGACCTACGAAATCTACGACTCAGGCCGCAACTTCGCCACGATGTATTGGCCCTACAGCAATACGGGACTCGACGCCCTGAGCCAGAACCCCTATTGGATCACCAACCGCAACATGTTCAACACCACGCAGAACCGCTATATCGTCAGCGGCTCGCTCAAGTGGAAGATCACCGACTGGATCAACCTTTCGGGCCGTATCCGCATGGACCATGCCGACACCGACTACGAGCGTAAACTCTACGCATCGACGCCGGGACTGTTCTGCCAGTCGAAAGGGCACTACCGCGAGCAGAAGATGACCAATAACGCGCTCTACGCCGACGTACTGCTCAACATCGACAAACAGCTCAGCGACGATTTCCGCCTGACGGCCAACATCGGCGCCAGCCTCTACGACGAAAAATACGACATGATGGGACAGAGCGGCAACCTGCTGCGTCTTGCCAACTTCTTCCACGTCAGCAACATCAACATGTCGGACCCGACGACCGAAATGACCCGTGAACACATCCGCCAGCAGACGCAGGCCGTCTACGGATCGGTGCAGGTAGGCTTCCGGAATTTCGTTTACGTCGATGCGTCGGTCCGCTCGGACTGGTTCTCGACGCTGGCCGGCACGCCCTCCATGTCGTCGGTCTATCCTTCGGTCGGTGCATCGCTGATCCTCTCGGAGCTGATTCCGCAGAACAAGATCCTCAACTATTGGAAAATCCGCGGCTCGTACGCCGGCGTGGGCAATCCCCCGTCGCCCTACCTGACCTACACCTACATTCCGCTGGAGGACCAAAACATCAGCACCGACGGTTTCGCTGCCGCTTCGCACCTCAAGCCGGAGCTTACCAAATCGTTCGAGATCGGTACGGAGCTGCGCATGTTCAACAACAAGCTGAGTCTCGAATTCACCTACTACAACACCAACACCCACAACCAGCTCTTCAAGTACGAGATTCCCTCGTCGTCGGGTTACTCCTATGCCTACGCCAACGCCGGCAAGGTCAATAACCGCGGTATCGAGCTGAAAGCGGGCTTCAACCAGAACATCGGTCCCGTAAAATGGGAGACGACGCTGACCTACACGCGCAACCGCAACGAGATCAAGGAACTGCTCGACGAATATGTGACCGACCCCGTAACGGGCACCACGGTCAAGGCGCCGCAGGAATTCATCGTTTCGACGGCCGAGTCGTACCGCATGGTGCTGACCAAAGGCGGCACGATGGGCGACATCTACGCCACACACCTCAAGCAGGACCCCAACGGCTACATCTATGTGAACCCAATGACCAACGGCATCGAAATCGAGCCTAACTCCTATGTCAAGGTCGGCTCGATAGACCCCAAATACACGCTGGGATGGCACAACTCCTTCTCATGGAAGGGGCTGAACCTCGGATTTTTGATCGACGCCCGCGTCGGCGGCGTGGTCGTGTCGGGCACCGAGGCGATGATGGACCAGTACGGCGTATCGAAATCGACGGCCCGCGACCGCGACAACGGCGGCGCGATCGTCAACGGCGGACGCATGGACGCCAAGACGTTCTATTCGGTAGCCGCCAGCGGCACCACGGGCGTACTTTCGAACTACGTCTACAGCGCGACCAACGTCCGCCTGCGCGAACTGTCGCTGAGCTACACGCTCCCGGCACTGGCCCGCGAACGCCTGCGCATCACCCTTTCGCTCATTGCCAACAACGTGCTGATGCTCCACAACGAGGCGCCGTTCGATCCAGAACTGACCTCTAACACCGGGACGTACTATCAGGGCTTCGACTATTTCATGCCGCCGTCGCTGCGTTCATGGGGTTTCGGCGTAAAAGTTAATTTCTAA
- a CDS encoding RagB/SusD family nutrient uptake outer membrane protein, whose protein sequence is MKKLRNTIACGVAALALLATGLTSCTGDFDNINTSKDKPTPEDVDRDNAWAAFIQTMQRNVFAEGANAYQLADNLLGDSYAGYFGQAQDWDSGSNSTCYAFPTAKWKDEPYKQAYNNVMSSWNILRQKVDSASVVFALGEVVKVQAMHRVTDIYGPLPYTAFGKMSSGLPYDSQETVYRTFIKELDHALKTLKAAYEADSGAKPIADFDVVFDSDLEKWIRFANSLKLRLAMRARFAAPGDAQTWAEEAVNFQFGAYNIGVMTDNTHSAQLLTRTGIGFSYKHPLEYLWGEYNECRMGATMESYLSGYGDPRLESYFSPAEKDGAYHGIPNGIISNPKDYQSLASCPKVGFTSPLTWMCAAEVCFLRAEGALLGWNMGGTAENLYNEGIRTSFSQWGAPNADKYLSDSKSTPVKYPGLGQVGSIESPSSVTVKWAADGRELERIMVQKWIALYPNGQEAWSEIRRTGYPKVFPSQTNRSGGVLPSGATIRRVPLPQQEYDGNAEQVAKAVNEFLGGNDNCAQKLWWDAK, encoded by the coding sequence ATGAAAAAATTACGCAATACGATCGCTTGCGGAGTTGCGGCACTCGCACTCTTGGCAACGGGCCTGACTTCGTGTACGGGCGACTTCGACAATATCAACACCAGCAAAGACAAACCCACCCCAGAAGACGTGGACCGCGACAACGCATGGGCGGCGTTCATCCAAACCATGCAGCGTAACGTCTTCGCCGAGGGCGCCAACGCCTACCAGCTGGCCGACAACCTGCTGGGCGACAGCTATGCCGGATATTTCGGGCAGGCGCAGGACTGGGACAGCGGCAGCAACTCGACCTGCTACGCCTTTCCCACGGCCAAATGGAAGGACGAACCCTACAAGCAGGCCTACAATAACGTGATGAGTTCATGGAACATCCTGCGCCAGAAGGTCGATTCCGCATCGGTGGTCTTCGCGCTGGGAGAGGTGGTCAAGGTGCAGGCCATGCACCGTGTGACCGACATCTACGGTCCGCTGCCCTACACCGCCTTCGGCAAAATGTCGAGCGGCCTGCCCTACGACTCGCAGGAGACCGTCTACCGCACCTTCATCAAGGAGCTGGACCATGCGCTGAAAACGCTCAAGGCCGCATACGAAGCCGATTCGGGCGCGAAGCCCATCGCCGACTTCGACGTGGTGTTCGATTCGGATCTGGAAAAGTGGATCCGCTTCGCCAACTCGCTCAAGCTGCGTCTGGCCATGCGCGCACGCTTCGCCGCTCCCGGCGATGCCCAGACTTGGGCCGAGGAGGCCGTAAATTTCCAGTTCGGAGCCTACAACATCGGCGTGATGACCGACAATACCCACTCGGCCCAGCTGCTCACCCGCACGGGCATCGGCTTCTCGTACAAACACCCGCTCGAATACCTATGGGGCGAATATAACGAATGCCGCATGGGCGCAACCATGGAGAGCTACCTGTCGGGATACGGCGATCCGCGTCTGGAAAGCTACTTCTCGCCCGCCGAAAAGGACGGCGCCTACCACGGAATCCCCAACGGCATCATCTCCAACCCCAAGGACTACCAGTCGCTGGCCAGCTGTCCCAAAGTGGGCTTCACCTCGCCGCTGACATGGATGTGCGCCGCCGAAGTCTGCTTCCTGCGGGCCGAGGGTGCACTCCTCGGCTGGAACATGGGCGGCACGGCCGAAAACCTCTACAACGAAGGTATCCGCACGTCGTTCTCCCAGTGGGGCGCGCCGAACGCCGACAAATATCTGTCCGACAGCAAAAGCACTCCGGTGAAATATCCCGGCTTGGGGCAGGTCGGCTCGATCGAGAGTCCGAGCAGCGTCACCGTCAAGTGGGCCGCCGACGGCCGTGAACTCGAACGCATCATGGTGCAGAAATGGATCGCACTCTACCCCAACGGACAGGAGGCGTGGAGCGAAATCCGCCGTACGGGTTACCCGAAGGTATTCCCCTCGCAGACCAACCGCAGCGGCGGCGTACTGCCCTCCGGCGCGACGATCCGCCGCGTGCCCCTGCCGCAGCAGGAGTACGACGGCAATGCCGAGCAGGTGGCCAAAGCTGTAAATGAATTCCTCGGCGGCAACGACAACTGCGCGCAGAAACTCTGGTGGGATGCCAAATAA
- a CDS encoding glycoside hydrolase family 18, with product MNKLIKLGCIALAGTLLFSCETDPEKLEIVKPYPKSDQYYADLRDYKNSDHEIVFGWFGNWSATGASASNYMKSLPDSIDMVGLWGGWQTITEAQRKDMEDSQHKRGLKVIATSLFDGFEMGVAPDGATAATEEEMLAYWGWEGPYRSYGNDNLTEGNIAAIQRFAHAFCQRIIDNGYDGLDIDNEPNIGTGKKPYGISGFPNRYKVFMDVVVTYFGRTSGTGRILAIDGELNANMPREFGKCFDYFISQAYGCSGDSNLDGRLQSCANYFSEVPFKDVARRFIVTENFENITYRTNGGANYTTRDGESMKSVAGMAQWQPIIDGEKVMKGGCGTYHMEYEYRNPEPYKFLIEAIQIQNPARK from the coding sequence ATGAACAAACTCATAAAATTAGGATGTATCGCATTGGCAGGCACCCTGTTGTTCTCGTGTGAGACCGATCCCGAAAAACTGGAGATTGTCAAGCCCTACCCCAAGTCGGATCAGTACTACGCCGATCTGCGCGACTATAAGAACAGCGACCATGAAATCGTCTTCGGCTGGTTCGGAAACTGGAGCGCCACGGGAGCCTCGGCGTCCAACTACATGAAATCCCTCCCCGACAGCATCGACATGGTCGGTCTGTGGGGCGGCTGGCAGACAATCACCGAAGCCCAGCGTAAGGATATGGAGGATTCCCAGCACAAGCGCGGTCTGAAAGTGATCGCCACTTCGCTTTTCGACGGATTCGAAATGGGCGTGGCGCCCGACGGCGCGACGGCGGCCACCGAAGAGGAGATGCTGGCCTACTGGGGCTGGGAAGGTCCCTACCGCTCATACGGCAACGACAACCTCACGGAAGGCAATATCGCGGCCATCCAGCGTTTTGCGCATGCTTTCTGCCAACGCATCATCGACAACGGATACGACGGACTTGATATCGACAACGAGCCGAACATCGGCACCGGCAAGAAACCCTACGGCATATCGGGCTTCCCCAACCGCTACAAAGTCTTCATGGATGTCGTAGTCACCTATTTCGGCCGCACTTCGGGCACGGGACGCATACTGGCCATCGACGGCGAGCTGAACGCCAACATGCCCCGCGAATTCGGCAAGTGTTTCGACTACTTCATCTCGCAGGCGTACGGATGCAGCGGCGATTCGAACCTCGACGGACGTCTGCAGAGCTGTGCCAACTACTTCTCGGAGGTTCCGTTCAAGGACGTTGCCCGCAGGTTTATCGTTACCGAGAATTTCGAGAACATCACCTACCGCACCAACGGCGGTGCCAACTACACGACCCGCGACGGCGAGTCGATGAAATCGGTGGCCGGCATGGCGCAGTGGCAGCCGATCATAGACGGAGAAAAGGTGATGAAAGGCGGCTGCGGAACCTATCATATGGAGTACGAATACCGCAATCCCGAACCTTACAAGTTCCTGATCGAGGCGATACAGATTCAGAATCCCGCCCGGAAGTAA
- a CDS encoding DUF1735 and LamG domain-containing protein gives MKLKYSLFALIALAVSGCQKAPVYDDVVYIAGAEGEVPTLSLTLDDQFPKELSVKVSSSIVVGHDTKVRLVTDPSKIEEYNTQYGKKGVMLPETNFVLKNTELTIPAGSFSTAEPLVVSVTKDEGLKEGVSYVIPLSIESVDGDLKVKEGFRTVFVEIGRIIIGPAADCSGSTYFKVDFAEGEQDKYDIYNLGEVTYEARINLQRWGGWCNTVMGLEENFCLRFVQDDFKGQLQLSGWGGTLMVPTGGIAVSLNKWTHVAAVFDGPNKKVSIYIDGVLACSADTNKTSLDLTQVYQDDSFRIANSCNDGRQLKGYISEARVWAKALNGNDLKNNMCYVDPATDGLLAYWRFNEKADGKKVEDDLTGHGYKATYSSSAMKWVDNVRCPE, from the coding sequence ATGAAACTGAAATATAGTTTATTCGCACTGATCGCATTGGCGGTCTCAGGCTGCCAGAAAGCTCCGGTTTACGACGATGTGGTCTACATCGCCGGAGCCGAAGGCGAAGTCCCCACCCTGTCGCTCACACTCGACGACCAGTTTCCCAAAGAGCTGAGCGTAAAGGTCTCGTCGTCGATCGTCGTCGGACACGACACCAAAGTCCGGCTCGTAACCGACCCTTCGAAAATCGAAGAGTACAACACACAGTACGGTAAGAAGGGCGTAATGCTCCCCGAAACGAACTTCGTGCTCAAGAACACCGAACTGACCATTCCAGCAGGTTCGTTTTCCACAGCCGAACCGCTCGTAGTGAGCGTAACCAAAGACGAAGGGCTTAAGGAGGGCGTCAGCTATGTCATTCCGCTGAGCATCGAGAGCGTGGACGGCGATTTGAAAGTCAAGGAGGGATTCCGGACGGTATTCGTCGAAATCGGCCGTATCATCATCGGCCCGGCTGCCGACTGTTCGGGCAGCACCTATTTCAAGGTCGATTTCGCCGAGGGCGAGCAGGACAAATACGACATCTACAACTTGGGCGAAGTCACTTACGAAGCCCGCATCAACCTGCAGCGCTGGGGCGGCTGGTGCAATACGGTGATGGGCCTCGAAGAGAACTTCTGCCTGCGTTTCGTACAGGACGACTTCAAAGGTCAGCTGCAGCTCTCCGGATGGGGCGGCACACTGATGGTTCCTACGGGCGGAATCGCCGTGAGCCTCAACAAGTGGACGCATGTGGCGGCCGTATTCGACGGTCCGAACAAGAAGGTGAGCATCTACATCGACGGCGTACTCGCCTGCTCGGCCGACACCAACAAGACTTCGCTGGACCTCACGCAGGTATATCAGGACGACTCGTTCCGCATCGCCAATTCGTGCAACGACGGCCGCCAGCTGAAGGGTTACATCAGCGAAGCCCGCGTATGGGCCAAGGCTCTCAACGGCAACGACCTGAAGAACAACATGTGCTATGTAGACCCGGCGACGGACGGCCTGCTGGCATACTGGCGCTTCAACGAAAAAGCCGACGGCAAAAAGGTGGAAGACGACCTGACCGGACACGGATACAAGGCGACCTACTCCAGCTCGGCCATGAAATGGGTGGACAACGTCCGCTGTCCCGAATGA
- a CDS encoding DUF1573 domain-containing protein: MIRTFLLIACLLTSVACRQRGGTPADANIVANAGNHSAETIRPDTVARPPLAFGHETWDFGTIPETGGPVVHVFRFTNSGTKPVVVERVGVTCGCMKPTFSQAPVLPGGSGEIGIAYDPADRPGAFDKAVYVYTDGSRMMPLRIRGSVAARPETAADRFPVEFGGGIRLSVKEVNFRMVEQRHDRRLTLRCLNTSPYEVRLRAEFAEPLPFLRAEAPAVLAPGAEGEIAFICDLSAAEVWGTFVDSCYLTVSGRRLEGAVVVRGTGIGDLAELREMPRGKRPQAEIAESLLDFGTCAADGTAECRFTLENKGGSPLRIYAVKYPEGVTGQIAAGEEIAAGRAKTFVLRVDGRTAGSGNYFVHVELLVSDALSPLCDLRVRGRFE; encoded by the coding sequence ATGATTAGAACTTTTCTGCTGATTGCTTGTCTATTGACCTCCGTTGCCTGCAGGCAGCGGGGTGGAACTCCGGCCGATGCCAATATCGTTGCCAATGCCGGAAATCACTCCGCGGAGACGATCCGGCCCGATACGGTGGCACGTCCGCCTTTGGCGTTCGGCCATGAAACGTGGGATTTCGGGACGATTCCCGAAACGGGCGGTCCTGTCGTGCATGTGTTCCGCTTCACGAACAGCGGTACGAAACCCGTCGTCGTCGAGCGTGTCGGCGTGACCTGCGGATGTATGAAACCGACCTTTTCGCAGGCGCCGGTCCTTCCCGGCGGCAGCGGCGAAATCGGGATAGCTTACGATCCGGCGGACCGTCCGGGAGCTTTCGACAAGGCGGTATACGTCTATACCGACGGCAGCCGCATGATGCCGCTCCGTATCCGCGGCAGTGTGGCGGCGCGTCCCGAAACGGCTGCCGACCGCTTTCCCGTGGAGTTTGGCGGCGGAATCCGCCTTAGCGTTAAGGAGGTCAACTTCCGCATGGTGGAGCAGCGGCATGACCGGCGTCTGACGTTGCGCTGTCTCAATACGTCACCGTACGAGGTGCGGCTGAGGGCGGAATTCGCTGAACCGCTTCCCTTTCTGCGGGCCGAAGCTCCTGCCGTACTGGCGCCCGGTGCGGAGGGAGAGATCGCTTTCATCTGTGACTTGTCCGCTGCCGAGGTGTGGGGAACGTTCGTTGATTCGTGTTATCTGACCGTTTCCGGACGGCGGCTCGAAGGGGCGGTCGTGGTGCGCGGAACCGGTATCGGTGACTTGGCCGAATTGCGCGAAATGCCGCGCGGGAAACGTCCGCAGGCGGAAATTGCCGAATCGTTGCTGGATTTCGGAACGTGCGCCGCCGACGGCACGGCCGAGTGCCGGTTTACGTTGGAAAACAAGGGCGGTTCGCCGCTTAGGATCTATGCGGTGAAATATCCCGAAGGGGTGACGGGGCAGATTGCGGCGGGCGAAGAGATTGCGGCGGGCCGGGCGAAAACGTTCGTATTGCGCGTGGACGGCCGCACGGCCGGGAGCGGGAATTACTTCGTGCATGTCGAACTGCTGGTGAGCGATGCGCTCAGTCCGTTGTGCGACCTCCGGGTGCGCGGCCGCTTCGAGTAA
- a CDS encoding RNA polymerase sigma-70 factor has translation MPERKKISDTCLLNRLVDGEMKAYEEIFVRYYPTLCTYARMYVKREETAENIVQDLMLWLWENRTVLCISTSLPKYLFGAVRNNCLTYLGHESIERRVLGNIRNKMCEQFEVPDFDVVEELRENIRAAVADLPASYREAFEMSRFQRKTYEEIAAVLEVSPKTVDYRIQQCLKILRVKLKDYLPLLTMLLVVNE, from the coding sequence ATGCCCGAACGGAAAAAGATATCCGACACCTGCTTGCTGAACCGGTTGGTCGATGGTGAGATGAAGGCGTATGAAGAGATTTTCGTACGTTATTATCCGACTCTCTGCACCTACGCCCGCATGTATGTCAAGCGGGAGGAGACCGCCGAGAATATCGTGCAGGACCTGATGCTGTGGCTGTGGGAAAACCGCACGGTATTGTGTATCAGCACTTCGCTCCCAAAATATCTGTTCGGCGCCGTGCGCAATAACTGCCTGACCTATCTGGGGCACGAGTCCATCGAGCGGCGCGTGCTGGGCAATATCCGCAATAAGATGTGCGAGCAGTTCGAAGTCCCCGACTTCGACGTCGTCGAGGAACTGCGCGAAAATATCCGGGCGGCCGTGGCCGATCTCCCGGCCTCCTACCGTGAAGCGTTCGAAATGAGCCGTTTCCAGCGCAAAACCTATGAAGAAATCGCCGCCGTGCTGGAAGTTTCGCCCAAAACGGTGGATTACCGCATCCAGCAGTGTCTGAAAATCCTTCGTGTCAAACTCAAGGATTACCTGCCTTTGCTGACGATGCTGCTGGTCGTGAACGAATAG
- a CDS encoding FecR domain-containing protein gives MNTPNIEKLLVRYYNDELPFDQTARVAAWIAASEENRKIAEQIYYICFAAETQEAKAALDTAGALRKVKGRIRAEKWRRTLRQVERAAAVMLLPLVGLSAYLLMQVGYKYNSMVEIRSTTGMVSSVTLPDDTRVWLNSNSYLRYPAKFTGKERRVVLYGEGYFDVTKDPERKFVVEAQSTEIEVYGTEFNVEAYDDEYIRATLVSGRIGMKYDDANHRSQLVQMMPDQQITYNARTGVIYLNTANIPCNTSWKEGKIVLSNTPLKDALRMIGNKYNVSFNIRNDELLGNTFTGTFSNQSLDLILKHFSISSKIKFRRIDQTAGDKASAGRAVFEVY, from the coding sequence ATGAACACCCCGAACATAGAAAAACTCCTTGTCAGATATTACAACGACGAACTGCCGTTCGACCAGACGGCCCGCGTCGCGGCGTGGATCGCCGCCAGCGAGGAGAACCGCAAAATCGCCGAACAAATCTATTACATCTGTTTCGCCGCCGAAACGCAGGAGGCGAAAGCCGCCCTCGACACCGCCGGCGCACTGCGGAAGGTCAAAGGCCGCATCCGGGCCGAAAAATGGCGCCGGACACTCCGGCAGGTCGAGCGCGCGGCCGCCGTCATGCTGCTGCCCTTGGTCGGCCTGTCGGCCTATCTGCTGATGCAGGTGGGATACAAATACAACAGCATGGTCGAAATCCGCTCCACAACGGGTATGGTCAGCTCCGTCACCCTTCCCGACGACACGCGCGTATGGCTCAACTCCAACTCCTACCTGCGCTACCCCGCCAAATTCACCGGCAAGGAGCGCCGCGTGGTGCTCTACGGCGAAGGCTACTTCGACGTGACCAAAGACCCCGAACGCAAATTCGTGGTCGAAGCGCAATCGACCGAGATAGAGGTTTACGGCACGGAGTTCAACGTGGAAGCCTATGACGACGAATACATCCGCGCGACACTCGTGTCGGGGCGCATCGGCATGAAGTACGACGACGCCAACCACCGCAGCCAATTGGTGCAGATGATGCCCGACCAGCAGATAACCTACAACGCCCGCACGGGGGTAATCTACCTCAACACGGCCAACATTCCGTGCAATACCTCGTGGAAAGAGGGCAAGATCGTCCTCAGCAACACCCCGCTCAAGGACGCCCTGCGCATGATCGGCAACAAATACAACGTCTCGTTCAACATCCGCAACGACGAACTGCTCGGAAACACCTTCACGGGTACGTTCTCGAACCAGAGTCTCGACCTGATCCTCAAACACTTCTCCATTTCGTCGAAGATCAAATTCCGACGGATCGACCAGACGGCCGGCGACAAAGCCTCGGCGGGCCGGGCCGTATTCGAAGTCTACTGA